The genome window TCCTTGCATGTACTGCCTTTTAGTCTGATGCCAGAGTTGAGCATGCATCAAATATGATATGTAGGAAAATACGAAGGAAACTTGTCTAATTTGCTGCGCTCCGTGTGAACGCGTAGTTTTCGCCATGGTGATGAAGTCGTCGGTGGATGAGGATGATGCCGGCTGGGGGCTTGGCATTCCGGAAAAAATGAAGAACAATGCCAACTGGGTGGATATCACCCATGATTTTAAGAGTTCCTGTAAAGGTACCTATCATCTTCAATTTGCAATTGAGATGTCATGATCTGTGTTTACCCTCTTTTTCTTtcaacattcatttttattttgtagaaTTGAACCTTGGGGAGTTGCTTCATGACAAGCTGTGAGTATGCAAAGGGCCACAATTGTCAAACACAGTACATCCACATGCTTGCATGGGGGAAAACATATTTCTACTGCCGCAGGTTCGGCTTGTTTGAGGCCATGTCGGCCATCGAGATGATGGATCCCAAAATGGACGCCGGGATGATTGGGAACCAAGTCAACAGGAAAGTGCTCAACTTTGAGCAAGCCATCAAGGTACACCACTGCCCTCTCACAGCACTGCTCATTTCGCGTAGAAGGTGTATTTAATTGATGCGTAATGTTTCCTTTTCTCACCTGTAGGAAGACGCCATCAAGGTGAAAGATCTAAGCCTACCTGAACTGATCGGAATCATGGATACATGCTTCTGCTGTTTGGTGAATTTCACACTGAACATTCAACAATGTCGCACAAATGTACCCATGTGATTCATGTATCATATGCTGTGTTCTTGTGACAGATCACATGGCTAGAGGGCCACTCACTTGCTCAGACGGTGTTCACCTGCCTGTACATTCACAACCCCGACCTTATCGAGGAGCCCGCCCTCAAGGCCTTTGCCCTGGGCATCCTGAAAATTTGCGACATCGCACGGGAGAAAGTTAACAAGGCGGCAGTATTCGAGGAGGTGGGTCGCAGGGTTATTTTTTGATAGATTTATGGGGTGGTCTTTGCTCATGCTCCCGTATGTTACCGTAGGAGGACTTCCAGGCCATGACGTATGGCTTCAGGATGGCCACAAATGTCACAGACTTGCGTGTGACAGGTACAATGTTATGCTGCGTATTGTCACGCTACGCCCGTCGCTAAATTCTGTTTTGTGTTCCAGTTCACgtggtgtatatatatttttttctttctgtcttcTAGGCATGTTAAAGGATGTGGAGGACGAGCTGCAGAGGAAAGTCAAGGTATCTTACTTATCAAAATTGGTCATGTTATTGTCACATCcttcagtgttttatttttgattcTTATCCCATTATAGAGCACACGCAGTCGACAGGGAGAGCAGCGAGATCCAGGAGTAGCTTTGGAGGTGATTGTTTTTGTAATAGATGCTCCATGTCGACCGCTATAAATCTGTTCCTGGCTGTTGTAAAATGGAGGCTCCCTAGAAGGAGTGATACCAGTAGTGTTTTTATAACGCTGATTACAGGGGCATTCATCCCTACTTTTATTATCCTCGACGAGAGTGTAAATAAAGATGGTTCTTCCATCTTATACACAGATAGTGAATAATAGATCTGACTTATTATAAAGAACTGCACAGAAAAATCTGAAATTGCCATTTCTCGTACTGTATTGCCGAACCCTAACACTCGTTAATTCTGTCACTGTTCAATCTGTTATACGTGACTTCCTATTCTGTCACCTTTCAGTTCCGTTAAAGTGTTTCCTGCGCCTGACAGTCCTTTCCTGTGTTTGAAATACTGTTCATGTCACGAACTTGCTATTTCTCTGTCATTTTATTTCCGTAAGGGTTATGAAACTGCAATGTATTATCATATCATAAATCTGATTTGTGTAGTTATTTTCCTGTTACCGTGTTGCTGCTCCAAGTTTTCTAAATTAATGCCTTTGTTTACTTGCAGCATCAGCAATACTTGGCGTTGTTCAACCGCATCAAGTTCACTCGCCTTCTCTTGACTGCACTGATCGCCTTCACTAAGAAAGAAGTAACTTTAATAAGTCATCTTCCAATTGAGCACACAGTGACAGGCATGCAAGCGAGCGATTTGCTCCTATGTGTTATGTAACAGACCAGCTCAGTGGGGGAGGCCCAAAAGCTTGTTGCGCAGGGAGCTGACCTCCTCTCTGCCATCCATATGAGTGTGCAGCATGGCATCCAGTCGCAGAATGACACCACCAAAGGAGGTTGGCAAAGGATAAACTCATTTTTAATACGTTTTTTCCTTTGCGTGTCAATGCGTCATTATTTTTCCATGCCATTGGTAATAACAGACATCTAATCAGTTGGCTCTTTTCAACCTCTGCAAatttagttcaaatggattggatgtctttcaacatcaatggcagacaatgagttaaatgagtttttgcattgttttctaTTCTATTGTAGGCCACGCTATCATGATGGGCTTCGAGCCACTGGTCAACCAGCGCTTGCTGCCGCCTACCTTCCCTCGGTATGCCAAGATCATCAAGAGGGAGGACATGGTGGCCTACTTCAGCAAGCTCATCGAGCGCATCAAGACCGTCTGTGACGTCATCAACACCACCAACCTGCATGGCATTCTGGTAACGGCGGTGGCTCTCCTGCCTGACTCGTGGCCTGCCTCAAATGTcaaaagacgtccaattttcATAAAAGTCGTGATTCGTTTGATCACAGAGCAGTTTTCTGTTCCTGACTTATATTGAAATGTCGTGTTTGTTTCACCGACCAGGACTTCTTTTGCGAGTTCAGCGAGCAGTCTCCTTGCGTGCTGTCCAGATCGCTACTTCAGGTGAGGCCCTGCTTGTTATGTTCGCCGTCTCAGTGTTAACAACCCAAGGGATTGTCATGGCTCTTCTAGACGACATTCTTGATCGACAACAAGAAAGTGTTTGGCACGCATCTGATGCAGGACATGATCAAAGACGCTCTTAGGTACTTTGTCAGTCCACCTGTTCTCTCATACAAGTAAGTCTGCAAATAGTCAAAGATGTTCAATACCAGAAATGTTCATCGGGAGGCGTCCTCCGTTTGACCTGAGGAAATACTTTTGTCTTGTCTGGCATGCGCAGGTGCTGTTTGTTTAACAACCATCAGGCCAAGGACTACATTGACTCTTTTGTCACACACTGTACAAGGGTAACTCAGTCATCAGCTTTACTTAATGCCAATCACGTATCGTTTGTTGACCCGACTCCTTTTTATCCTTTGCTGTTAGCCATTCTGCAGCCTGATTCAGATCCACGGACACAATCGAGCCCGTCAGCGTGACAAGCTCGGTCACATTCTGGAAGAGTTTGCGACCTTACAGGATGAGGTGACATTACCAAAAAAGTTCACTGGCCTACAACAAATTTCTtgtcaaagtatttttttagctCATATCGGACAATGTTGAATCCAAACATCACGTGGGTTATGCTCAATCATTTTCAGAACTGTGGAACTGTCTTTTATTTATGGTTTCCATGGTCAAGTATAATTGCTTCATATCCTTAAATCTGGGATTTGCGAGTCCTTCCTTGAAAGGAACAGATTGTATGTcgttattcttattattattattcagcaTTGAAAAATTGTCCTGAAGCAgttttaaaatattgaaattttccaattaattttttttaatctatacgTCATCAatgcaactttttaaaaaattttatttcatatttaagaACCAGCACAAACTTTTCCACGGTATTTTGTGCctgagtagaaaaaaaaatcaattcaaaagtaaatgtaACAAACCAAAAACACTCACCAACATGAGTACACAATGCAGTGGTTCGGTGAAATATTGTCACTTAAACTGTAGTGTACTGAGCAATCTTGAGTGTGTTGTACTCCTATTCCAAATGGTGAACCTTTTGGGATATTTCACTATGATACAGTAGTTGTGTACCAAACTTGTACATGTAATCCATCAGGCGGAGAAGGTCGACGCGGCCCTGCACAGTCTGCTGAGCAAGTACGAGCCCCAGCGGCAGCACCTTGCCTGCCTGGGGACGTGGATCCTCTACCACAACCTGAGGATCATGATCCAATACCTCCTCAGCGGGTTTGAGTTGGAGTTGTACAGTATGCATGAATATTACTACGTTTACTGGTACATCGCTCGGACTGGTAGTCACCACCACTGTGCTAAGGATGACCGACTAAGCTGTGGCGATCCCGCAGGTATCTGTCAGAGTTTCTCTACGCATGGTTGATGTCCACGCTGAGCAGAGCGGATGCATCGCAAATGGCTGAAGAGCGGATCCTGGAGGAGCAGGTGAAAGGACGCAGCAGCAAAAAaagcaagaagaaaaagaaaggtaCGCTAAGGCTATTTGTTCTGGTCAAGACATAGTTGCTCCTTTTTATCCTAGGCCTGTATACAATGGTTTATTTGAACCTTGGGACGAGGTGGTAGAAAAGAGGGGGTAACCTGGCTTCATTGTGTGTGTGCAGTTCGTCCTCTGAGCAAGGAGATCAACATGAGCCAAGCCTACCAGAACATGTGCGCTGGCATGTACAAGGTACGACAGCAAGTAAGTCCACAAAGTCGACCAGATCAGTAAGTAACCTTTAGTCCGCCTTCTCGTCAGACAATGGTGGCGCTGGACATGGACGGCAAGGTGCGCAAGCCTCAGTTCGAACTGGACAGCGAGCGAGTGCGCTACAAGCACCGCTTCGCACCTTTCAACAGTGTCGTCACCCCGCCGCCCGTACACTACATACAGTTCAAGGTGGCTGATTTTTCATTTCACTATTTCAATATTGAAGCAGTATTGATTGCATTTTTGCTTTGACGCTACCTCGGAAGACAAACTGCTCTGCACTCCAAAGAATCATTCAATCTGTTATTGAATGCTGTGATCAATAAAGGGGCTCtacaaaagaaaacatgaaaatgacaataatatcACTGTTTTTCATGGACAATTCATTAAAACCATGGGTACTGAGCATTTTTAAGGATTTATATTGGTTACCACATGGATGCATACCCCTGCAATAAACTAGTATAGTACTTTTTGTTCTTATATGATACaaacaaacctttttttttttaaattggcctaagggcaaaaaaaattatTACAATGTACCATATACTACTGTAGTGTTGAGATATCTAGCTGCAttgaattgttttctttttcaatattCTTCCTGTAGTGCCCCTTTTTAAATCGATGATCTCTGCTCCACAGGAAATGTCTGACTTGAAGAAGTACAATCCTGCTCCAGGCTCTGCCGACCTCTACCTGGCAGCCAGCAAACACTTCCAGCAGGCCAAGTTTATCCTGGAAAACATGCCTAGTCCCGATTCTGAGGTATTTCAAATGACTTTCTTTATGCTGCCACACTGGGAGCTCAGTTGTTCAGTTGTTTAGAAAACAATTTGAATATTTGCTGATTTGCCTAATTCGGAAAAGATTTGATTCAAGAGGCTGCAATTATCTTTTCCAGTAACGGTGATAGGTTTCTAAGTGTATGGCACTTTTTATCTTTCCGCtctgaatttaaatgttaatcagtcgaagacatccaatccatttgaactgggaagatggcagccaatgaacgtTCGTTTAACCAGTGTTTTGCATTTCGATTCATGTGACACCTATTTTGTACTTAGTTCAATCTGAAAAATTGTCGGCTATATTAAAATACAGTAAACTATGGACTCTTTTAATAGAGCTAGTGCTCTTCTAAGCATCATTTGAATGTTTATACTACATTGTGTGACAACAGGTGAATGGAATCCTGAGAGTGGCCAAGCCCAACTTTGTGGTAACCAAACTCCTGGCTGGAGGACATAAGAAGGAGACCATGGTATGAATGGCTTTCATCGTTCTTTCTCCGGCCTCCCtttaatttaattgtttttttcatcactaGGTGTTACCGGAGTTTGACTTCACAGCTCACAAGTACTTTCCCGTGGTCAAGATCATGTGACGCAAAACATGAAATCAGCATTTGTGCTCCTGCTCCTCCCTGTCTCAGCTGTGTTCATGAATGTGTGGGTTGCACCTGTAAATGGTGTGTTTGTGgccaatgttttaaaacttgTAATAAAAGTGGTAAAGTTAAAGTGGGCAATTTCATGTATAATATCCAAATTATTGAGCTGACAATTTATGACTATAGGTAACCTTAAATGATTgagttttgtaaaataaacctaCGTTTTTAGAAAAACCTTTCTAGTAAATGAGACAAATACTgcattatatgaaaaaaaatgttcactaaCTTATGGTCATTTGTAGttttattcaatatttattaaaaacactTTTGTTTTTCCATGTTAAACTACTTGGTGAATCTCAATAGTCTTTAATTTACCCCCAAAATATATTCttgaaatttaaaacatttgaatcaaGTAGATCTAAACTTTCCTTACCATTCCATGTTATAGTCTTAAATATCATAAAGTGATAATTATTTCCTAATATAGTAGACTGGGTTTATGTCAAATGTGATATATATGTAATAATATTCTTTTATGCcctcaaaaaaataacaagtaaCCAAAAGAGCAATGCGtgtagaaagttttttttttaaaagtcctcTTATCAAGAACACTTTTATTGAATGAGACTTATTTGTTCAGCAGGTCAAAACATTTACACATAAAAACCACACATCTCAAATCAAAGTGATCCGCTGGTGCAAAGTAGATTGAGTTCATCCTTCAATGGCTCTGTCCTTTGATCAGGACACATAATATGGCTCGTCCTTCATTCAGTGGACATTTTGTGACCGACTCAGCAGGCCCATCCTACTGgttcaaaaaaaactatcaagcTTGTGCTGTTGGACACGTTTTGCCTCTCCTTGGCTGTTCAACAGAcagtcaaaatgtttttaattcagtgtgtccaacgtgtgctttttttcttggaCAACATTCTCCTTTCACACTAAACAATGAGCAGGATCTGACATATTCAAATCAGTATTTCAGTCATATTGTGAAATATTTATATCCTATGTGTTCACCTTATTTTTGAGCCAGTTGAGCCTGCTTGTCCGCCTCGAACTCTCCTTCATTTTCGTCATCGCCATTGTAGTCGGCCAGATCCATCACCTTGTCTGAGAgggcaaagaaaaataaacacaccCAAGCATTCACTtccacgtagacaaattcacaCGTGACAtctttaacacacacacacacaaatgcgcAGCCATACCGATGGTGATATCCCCTTGCTGTTTGTCCAGTTCAAGTCCTCGCCCTTCAAACATCTGCTGGTCGTAATTATCTTCTTCATTGAGCTTCCCTTGCACGGCGATAGTGTCGGCCATCCCTTTGTCAGTCGGCACCTGACCTGCCTGTGGTCCTGCCGCTTTGAAAAACAACCAAATGTGCAATGtttcctctaatttttcatgtctgggcatacaCACAACCTTCCTGTGCATGCTGAGGActactgtgagcaacatcagaacgctcccagtcaaaatggattgggtgtaTGATGTCGACAATGGCACcgaaaaatgaacatttacacCCAGGCTTCTTAGGGACCTGAAATACACCCAGTATTCTCACCTTGTGTATCGGCGGCCATCCTCTCCAGTTGCGTCGGGTTATTTGTCAAAGAGGACTTGCTGTCGTGTGCAGCCGCAGCCACCTCGAGCTTTTTCGTGCTGTCTTTTGTCACGTCGGACTGGCGATTGCTCTTCAAGTTTCCTGCACCCCCTTAGGAGGAGCAATAATTCCTTTTTGCATTTGTTCAAAAAGTGTGTGTTTGATACctctgatttattttaaaatgactatAGCTTAaatatgtgtgcatatgtgctTTACCTTGTTTGTTCATGATGTTGCTGGGTGAGGTACGGTTGGAAAAGTGGCTCAAGTTGGTCAACGCCTTGAGGGACGCGTTTGCCAACGTGCCGACTACTTGTATGCCGTTGTTCTCCGCCTTGTTCTCCTGTCCACGTTATAATAGTCAAAAACTGGTTTAGGAGACATTGGTTATCTGGGTGGAGAGAAAGAGCTTGGTAACCTTCTTTTGGGCTTCCAGTTTGGCTGCAGTCACACGCTCATCACACAACTCCTTCTGGGACAGGAGCTGTGAGTTACACTGTGTCCTACAGACacggaaataaatacatgttaaGCTAATGTTGGGTGGCTATTGTGATCAGTTGCGAGAAAACTGGCGCCACAGTGGACTCGCACTGTAGGCCTTGTATTTAAGAGTTTCTTACATGTCATATGTGAGTTTGTCATTGAGGGTCTTGACATTGCTCTGGCAAGCCTGTAGCTCCTTCTCCAGCTTTACCGGGCCATTGTTCTTCTCATTTAGTTGGTCTGCCCACACAAAAATGGCATTAATTTCACAAAATGGATACATTAAATCACCAATAATAATAGCACAAAAGTTGCATCAGCACTTGCTGCTAAGAAAAAGATATTAAGACAAAGTGGATGACACACTAAGGAACTTAATAATCTTGTGAGTGGGGGAAGCTACCCATAATTCAGCAGCCTACAAACACCATGAGATTTTACATGCTTCTTAATGCAATTGAGCAAGAAATTCATGCCTCTGTATTTTACACTCAAGCCACaatacaaataaacacaaatcTAAATGCACACAAGCCAAAGTTAGATATTTTCTATTAAATGCCAGCAAACATTCACACAAAACACGGAATTATTCAGAGGAACATTGATCTATATCTTATATAAGCCATGCGCAATTCCACACAATGCAGCGCTACCCTTGAGTTCCTGTATGGTTTTGGTGGCAGCGGAGACATTCTGTTCCAGTGTTGCCTGTAAAACACAATTAACACAAATGAGTTGAATTATCAAGGTGATGAAATTCTTATTAGATATGTGTCGCACCTTCTCCTGACTACAGGTGTTCTGGACTTCCTCCATCTGTTTCTTATAGAGACTCTCAATGCGAGCAGTCTGATCCTTCTGCTTATTGATCTCCACCTGCAACTCGTATTTCTCCACCTCTGCTGCCCCACGCTCCACCACTCCACGATGAACTTGGGCCTCCATTTCATACAGTTTCGTCTGTGGTCAAGCAACACGGGATGCATTTGGATTAAAAGATTTTCGcagtgggcgagtggttagcacgccggcctcacagttctggggtcctgggttaaaatccaggtcacatccaccccctgtggagtttacatgttctccccgggcctccgtgggtttcctccgggtactccggtttcctcccacattccaaaaacatgcatggtaggctaattggacactctaaattgcccctatgtttgagtgtaagtgtgcatggttgtccatgcTCCCTTCTTGTGCAATTTTGCTTTAACtccttagctgccattgacagtgatagttTAAATTTATTGTCTGTTGCTAAGGCGATTTTCGCTATTGCTGAAGAAGAAAACTTGGTTGTTATCAAAAACGGCTGACAGGAAATTAGCCTCAAACAAGCATACGTGCCTTGGAGGAGCAATAAATACCTGGAGCTCAAGGTTACACGAGCTGGACACCCAGTAGTTGAAGCCCAGGAGGAGGATGCACGCGACAAGGGCGCCTATCATTAAAGGCGGAGATCTTCCTCGCCACCCGTTGACCAGACCACCCATCACTTGTCTACAATCACACACCAGACATATTTAAGAAACTCACAAAACTTGATTTACCTGCCACAATGACACTTGAAGAATTGAGTCATTATCACTGATGACCAAACTTGGTCCCCACCAGACACCTCACACAAATGCTATATATACAGTGATTTCCAAAGTGTGTTGACaaaacgtccaatccgtttgaacagtgatcattcactgccagacaTTCCAGTTCAAACCAAATGGACTTTTCTGTT of Stigmatopora argus isolate UIUO_Sarg chromosome 5, RoL_Sarg_1.0, whole genome shotgun sequence contains these proteins:
- the naa35 gene encoding N-alpha-acetyltransferase 35, NatC auxiliary subunit translates to MVMKSSVDEDDAGWGLGIPEKMKNNANWVDITHDFKSSCKELNLGELLHDKLFGLFEAMSAIEMMDPKMDAGMIGNQVNRKVLNFEQAIKEDAIKVKDLSLPELIGIMDTCFCCLITWLEGHSLAQTVFTCLYIHNPDLIEEPALKAFALGILKICDIAREKVNKAAVFEEEDFQAMTYGFRMATNVTDLRVTGMLKDVEDELQRKVKSTRSRQGEQRDPGVALEHQQYLALFNRIKFTRLLLTALIAFTKKETSSVGEAQKLVAQGADLLSAIHMSVQHGIQSQNDTTKGGHAIMMGFEPLVNQRLLPPTFPRYAKIIKREDMVAYFSKLIERIKTVCDVINTTNLHGILDFFCEFSEQSPCVLSRSLLQTTFLIDNKKVFGTHLMQDMIKDALRYFVSPPVLSYKCCLFNNHQAKDYIDSFVTHCTRPFCSLIQIHGHNRARQRDKLGHILEEFATLQDEAEKVDAALHSLLSKYEPQRQHLACLGTWILYHNLRIMIQYLLSGFELELYSMHEYYYVYWYLSEFLYAWLMSTLSRADASQMAEERILEEQVKGRSSKKSKKKKKVRPLSKEINMSQAYQNMCAGMYKTMVALDMDGKVRKPQFELDSERVRYKHRFAPFNSVVTPPPVHYIQFKEMSDLKKYNPAPGSADLYLAASKHFQQAKFILENMPSPDSEVNGILRVAKPNFVVTKLLAGGHKKETMVLPEFDFTAHKYFPVVKIM
- the golm1 gene encoding Golgi membrane protein 1 isoform X2, whose translation is MGGLVNGWRGRSPPLMIGALVACILLLGFNYWVSSSCNLELQTKLYEMEAQVHRGVVERGAAEVEKYELQVEINKQKDQTARIESLYKKQMEEVQNTCSQEKATLEQNVSAATKTIQELKDQLNEKNNGPVKLEKELQACQSNVKTLNDKLTYDMTQCNSQLLSQKELCDERVTAAKLEAQKKENKAENNGIQVVGTLANASLKALTNLSHFSNRTSPSNIMNKQGGAGNLKSNRQSDVTKDSTKKLEVAAAAHDSKSSLTNNPTQLERMAADTQGPQAGQVPTDKGMADTIAVQGKLNEEDNYDQQMFEGRGLELDKQQGDITIDKVMDLADYNGDDENEGEFEADKQAQLAQK
- the golm1 gene encoding Golgi membrane protein 1 isoform X1, whose amino-acid sequence is MGGLVNGWRGRSPPLMIGALVACILLLGFNYWVSSSCNLELQTKLYEMEAQVHRGVVERGAAEVEKYELQVEINKQKDQTARIESLYKKQMEEVQNTCSQEKATLEQNVSAATKTIQELKDQLNEKNNGPVKLEKELQACQSNVKTLNDKLTYDMTQCNSQLLSQKELCDERVTAAKLEAQKKENKAENNGIQVVGTLANASLKALTNLSHFSNRTSPSNIMNKQGGAGNLKSNRQSDVTKDSTKKLEVAAAAHDSKSSLTNNPTQLERMAADTQAAGPQAGQVPTDKGMADTIAVQGKLNEEDNYDQQMFEGRGLELDKQQGDITIDKVMDLADYNGDDENEGEFEADKQAQLAQK